The Pseudomonas sp. R4-35-07 genome contains a region encoding:
- a CDS encoding ATP-binding protein, with the protein MDSRLNAFLERADAVLARLEPLLPAPRQAIDWNQCLAARWQREGRTGFLLPLEVSLDMRLSDLIGVDKQREQLARNTQQFLDGLPANHALLWGSRGTGKSSMVRALLAQHAKAGLRLIEIERDHLADLPRVVEQLLKLPQRFILFCDDLSFDAGEGDYRVLKSVLDGSLEQAPENVLLYATSNRRHLVPENQSDNDNWKRVDGELHPSEAVEDKIALSDRFGLWLSFYPFTQEHFLNVVEHWIGELAGKTGLQWQRDEQLDILAVRWATGRGNRNGRCAYQFARYWVGLKLLERQP; encoded by the coding sequence GTGGATTCTCGATTGAATGCCTTTCTTGAGCGGGCTGACGCCGTGCTGGCGCGCCTGGAGCCCCTGTTACCCGCACCACGCCAAGCCATCGACTGGAACCAGTGCCTGGCCGCCCGCTGGCAGCGCGAAGGCCGTACAGGCTTCCTGTTGCCGCTGGAAGTCAGCCTGGACATGCGCCTGTCGGACCTGATTGGCGTCGACAAGCAGCGTGAACAGCTGGCGCGTAACACCCAACAGTTTCTTGACGGCTTGCCTGCCAATCATGCGCTGCTGTGGGGTTCGCGTGGCACTGGGAAATCATCCATGGTACGCGCCTTGCTCGCCCAGCACGCCAAGGCCGGCCTGCGCTTGATCGAAATCGAGCGTGACCACCTGGCCGACCTGCCGCGCGTGGTCGAGCAACTGCTCAAGCTGCCGCAGCGTTTCATCCTGTTCTGCGATGACCTGTCGTTCGATGCCGGGGAAGGCGACTATCGCGTGCTCAAGAGCGTGCTGGATGGCTCCCTGGAGCAGGCGCCGGAAAACGTGTTGCTGTATGCCACCTCCAATCGTCGTCACCTGGTGCCGGAGAACCAGAGCGACAACGACAATTGGAAGCGCGTGGATGGCGAACTGCACCCGAGCGAGGCGGTAGAAGACAAGATTGCCTTGTCCGACCGTTTTGGCTTGTGGCTGTCGTTCTACCCGTTTACCCAGGAGCACTTCCTGAATGTGGTGGAGCACTGGATCGGCGAATTGGCCGGCAAGACCGGCCTGCAGTGGCAGCGTGATGAACAACTCGACATTCTCGCCGTGCGCTGGGCGACCGGGCGCGGCAACCGCAATGGCCGCTGCGCCTATCAGTTCGCCCGTTACTGGGTGGGTCTCAAATTGCTGGAGCGTCAACCATGA
- a CDS encoding GAF domain-containing protein: MINLQQAGTGLEGYALLCAQLESLLADERDFIANSAQFSAFLFNQLDDLNWAGFYLNRNDELVLGPFQGQIACVRIPFGRGVCGAAAASRQTQRVEDVHAFAGHIACDSASNSELVVPLVKNGQLIGVLDLDSPSLARFTPQDQAGIEQLAAIFLRLTDC; this comes from the coding sequence ATGATCAATTTACAACAGGCCGGCACCGGCCTCGAGGGCTATGCGCTGCTGTGTGCGCAACTGGAGTCGCTGCTGGCGGATGAGCGGGATTTCATCGCCAACAGCGCGCAATTCTCCGCGTTCCTGTTCAATCAGTTGGACGACCTGAACTGGGCGGGTTTCTACCTCAATCGCAATGATGAGCTGGTTCTTGGCCCCTTCCAGGGCCAGATCGCCTGCGTGCGCATCCCTTTTGGTCGTGGCGTGTGTGGTGCCGCCGCAGCGTCCCGGCAAACCCAGCGAGTGGAAGACGTGCATGCGTTTGCCGGGCACATTGCCTGTGACAGCGCCTCGAACAGTGAGTTGGTGGTGCCGCTGGTCAAGAACGGCCAATTGATTGGCGTGCTTGACCTCGACAGCCCGTCGCTGGCGCGTTTTACGCCTCAGGACCAGGCGGGTATCGAACAACTCGCGGCTATTTTCCTGCGCTTGACCGATTGCTGA
- a CDS encoding transporter substrate-binding domain-containing protein, which translates to MPSRIKDYLIILSAGLYFSTTVLADDSTNPQHLTLLSRAGIVQLDTQLDRTQRQWLQYKRELVLGTAAPDYPPFDLTSSGRDYEGLTADYAGLLAKALAIPVRVLRYPTRVAAIQALEAGDIDFLGSSNGFEAANPNLRLSAPYAVDQPVLVTREGETRSLSDGLEGLRLSLVYHYLPLDEVEKLYPKADIHTYPSYQNALNAVAFDQADVFLGDTISTHFMINKGYLKNIRMANFGKHEAYGFSFALRHDNPVLLSIVDTVLAAVPINERDSIAKRWSAGSDILLTDKKLQLTPREERWLKAHPVVTVIVNETFAPLTFFDAEGNFRGITADLLELIRLRTGLRFAVQRGREIDDMIAQVATQKVDMIGAIVPSNQREAQLNFSRPYLENSYVLLTRKEPGAPLNLEQMAGKRLAITLGTPLAEALRKDFPQIQLVETGDAFRAAELLAQGQVDGAVNTLLIANYFLSSKVFQGKLQITTSIGTTPATFALATSRHATELGSILDKALLSIAPDEMSVINSRWRGYTVESDSYWRNYNQLIARIVIGTGLLLLISLAWNAYMRRQIRQRKMTERALNDQFEFMRALVNETPHPIYVRDRNGLLQTCNDSYLQTFDVKREDVIGKSVTQMSMALAPEAAQYHADYLRVVAEGNPLILDRTLHIEERKLTIYHWILPYRDSTGEVQGIIGGWIDISERRQLFDELRAAKERADEANRAKSTFLATMSHEIRTPMNAVIGMLELTLKRADQGHLDRPAIEVAYNSAKDLLELIGDILDIARIESGRLSLAPERVNLREVIESVVRVFDGLARQKTLSLLLEFKPDLNDIEVLIDPLRFKQVLSNLVSNAIKFTEHGQVKIKVEVQPSQTQEQVDVKLVVEDTGIGINRDDQLGLFEPFAQADNSGHLARSGAGLGLVICRSLCAMMGGQLSLSSVPMVGTQVHISLKMPRLHPITTQGEHTPAKPASTPVLNVLVVDDHPANRLLMCQQLGYLGHQFTAAEHGAAGFQAWRQEQFDLVIADCNMPIMNGYELSRSIREYEQREQLAHCVVLGFTANAQPEERQRCMEAGMDDCLFKPISLTVLERQLAQIIPQPTSPQLDLGCLDALTGGDSQLSRRLLEELLTSSVDDRQALIALLDRKASSTDIIEQAHKIKGAARIVQANALAGQCETLEQACSRNDDRRVIETGVKSLEKLMLELERALQVQLHDLDGQ; encoded by the coding sequence ATGCCCAGCCGTATCAAGGACTATTTGATCATATTGAGTGCCGGTTTGTACTTCAGCACTACCGTGCTTGCGGACGACTCCACCAACCCGCAACACCTCACCTTACTGAGCCGCGCCGGAATCGTTCAACTGGACACTCAACTGGACAGGACCCAGCGCCAGTGGCTGCAATACAAGCGCGAACTGGTCCTGGGTACTGCCGCGCCTGACTACCCGCCGTTCGACCTCACCTCCAGTGGTCGCGATTACGAAGGCCTTACCGCAGATTATGCAGGCCTGCTGGCCAAGGCACTGGCCATACCGGTGAGGGTCCTGCGCTACCCTACCCGGGTGGCCGCCATTCAAGCCCTCGAGGCTGGCGACATCGATTTTCTGGGCTCCTCCAATGGCTTTGAGGCCGCGAACCCCAATCTCAGATTGTCGGCACCTTACGCCGTGGACCAGCCGGTACTGGTCACTCGCGAGGGGGAAACCCGTAGTCTCAGCGATGGCCTTGAAGGGCTGCGCTTGAGCCTCGTCTATCATTACCTGCCGCTCGATGAAGTGGAGAAGCTGTACCCCAAGGCAGATATCCACACCTACCCCTCTTATCAAAATGCGCTGAATGCAGTGGCATTCGACCAGGCGGATGTTTTTCTTGGCGACACGATTTCCACGCATTTCATGATTAACAAGGGCTACCTCAAAAACATCCGCATGGCCAATTTCGGCAAGCATGAAGCCTATGGTTTCAGCTTTGCATTGCGCCACGACAACCCCGTTCTCCTGAGCATTGTCGACACGGTGCTGGCGGCTGTGCCCATCAACGAACGGGACAGCATCGCCAAGCGTTGGAGCGCCGGCAGCGATATCTTGCTGACCGACAAGAAACTGCAACTGACCCCGCGCGAAGAACGCTGGTTGAAGGCGCACCCGGTGGTAACGGTCATCGTCAATGAAACCTTTGCCCCGCTCACCTTTTTCGATGCGGAAGGCAACTTTCGCGGCATCACCGCCGACCTTCTTGAACTCATTCGCTTGCGGACCGGCTTGCGTTTTGCGGTGCAGCGCGGCCGTGAAATCGACGATATGATCGCGCAGGTTGCCACGCAAAAAGTCGATATGATCGGGGCCATTGTGCCGAGTAACCAACGCGAGGCGCAGCTGAATTTCAGCCGTCCCTACCTGGAAAATTCGTATGTGCTGTTGACCCGCAAAGAGCCCGGAGCACCGCTGAACCTGGAGCAGATGGCGGGCAAGCGCCTGGCGATAACCCTGGGCACTCCGCTGGCCGAGGCCCTGCGCAAGGACTTTCCCCAGATTCAACTGGTGGAAACCGGCGATGCCTTCAGGGCAGCCGAGTTGCTTGCACAAGGGCAAGTGGACGGCGCTGTGAACACACTGTTGATCGCTAACTATTTCCTGTCTTCGAAGGTTTTCCAGGGCAAGCTGCAGATCACCACCAGTATCGGCACAACGCCGGCGACGTTCGCGCTGGCCACCTCGCGCCATGCCACCGAGTTGGGTTCGATCCTCGACAAAGCGCTGCTCAGTATCGCCCCGGATGAAATGAGCGTGATCAACAGTCGCTGGCGTGGCTACACGGTCGAATCCGATAGCTACTGGCGCAATTACAACCAACTGATTGCCAGGATCGTCATCGGTACCGGTTTGCTGCTCCTGATTTCCCTGGCCTGGAATGCCTACATGCGGCGCCAGATCAGGCAACGAAAAATGACCGAGCGCGCCCTCAACGATCAGTTCGAGTTCATGCGCGCGCTGGTCAACGAAACACCACACCCCATCTATGTACGCGACCGTAATGGTTTGCTGCAAACCTGCAACGACAGTTATCTGCAGACCTTCGACGTCAAGCGGGAGGACGTGATCGGCAAAAGCGTGACCCAGATGAGCATGGCCCTGGCGCCCGAAGCAGCGCAGTACCATGCCGACTACCTGCGGGTGGTGGCTGAGGGCAATCCATTGATTCTGGACCGCACCCTGCATATCGAGGAGAGGAAGCTGACGATCTACCACTGGATCCTGCCCTACCGCGATTCCACTGGCGAAGTCCAGGGCATCATCGGCGGCTGGATCGACATCAGTGAACGGCGTCAGTTGTTCGATGAACTGCGCGCCGCCAAAGAGCGCGCCGACGAGGCCAACCGCGCCAAAAGCACGTTCCTTGCCACCATGAGCCACGAGATCCGCACCCCCATGAACGCCGTGATCGGCATGCTCGAACTGACGCTCAAGCGGGCCGACCAAGGGCATCTCGACCGTCCGGCGATAGAAGTGGCCTACAACTCGGCCAAGGATCTCCTGGAGCTGATAGGCGACATTCTCGACATCGCGCGCATTGAGTCCGGCCGTCTGAGCCTGGCGCCGGAACGCGTCAATCTGCGCGAGGTGATCGAGTCCGTGGTACGCGTGTTTGACGGTCTTGCGCGCCAGAAAACCCTCAGCCTGCTACTGGAGTTCAAGCCGGACCTGAACGACATCGAAGTCCTCATAGACCCGCTGCGCTTCAAGCAAGTGTTGTCCAATCTTGTGAGCAACGCCATCAAGTTCACCGAACACGGCCAGGTGAAAATCAAGGTGGAGGTGCAACCGAGCCAGACCCAGGAACAGGTCGACGTGAAGCTGGTCGTGGAAGACACCGGTATCGGCATCAACCGGGACGACCAACTGGGTCTGTTCGAGCCGTTCGCCCAGGCCGATAATTCCGGGCACCTGGCCAGAAGCGGTGCCGGCCTGGGCCTGGTGATCTGCCGCAGCCTTTGCGCAATGATGGGCGGCCAACTGAGCCTGAGCAGCGTGCCCATGGTCGGAACCCAGGTGCACATCAGCCTGAAAATGCCGCGCCTGCATCCGATCACCACCCAGGGCGAGCACACGCCTGCGAAGCCGGCCTCCACCCCGGTGCTCAATGTGCTGGTGGTAGACGACCATCCGGCGAACCGCTTGCTGATGTGCCAGCAACTGGGCTACCTGGGCCATCAATTCACTGCCGCCGAGCATGGTGCCGCCGGGTTCCAGGCCTGGCGCCAGGAACAGTTCGACCTGGTGATCGCCGACTGCAACATGCCCATCATGAATGGCTACGAGTTGAGCCGTTCCATCCGTGAGTACGAGCAACGCGAACAGTTGGCGCACTGCGTGGTACTGGGGTTTACCGCCAATGCACAACCGGAGGAAAGACAACGCTGCATGGAAGCGGGCATGGACGACTGTCTGTTCAAACCTATCAGCCTCACCGTGCTGGAGCGGCAATTGGCACAGATCATTCCCCAACCCACGAGCCCGCAACTGGACCTGGGATGCCTGGACGCGCTGACCGGAGGGGATTCGCAATTGAGTCGACGCCTGCTCGAAGAACTGCTGACCAGCAGCGTTGATGATCGTCAGGCACTCATTGCGCTGCTGGATCGCAAGGCTTCATCCACCGACATAATCGAACAGGCCCACAAGATCAAGGGGGCCGCACGCATCGTCCAAGCCAATGCCTTGGCCGGGCAGTGCGAAACACTGGAGCAGGCCTGCTCGCGCAACGATGATCGGCGAGTGATCGAAACGGGGGTCAAATCCCTGGAAAAGCTCATGCTGGAGCTGGAACGGGCACTGCAGGTTCAACTGCATGACCTGGACGGCCAATAG
- a CDS encoding response regulator transcription factor has translation MNTVFIIDDHPVIRLAIRMLLEHEGYKVVGETDNGCDAIQMVRECLPDLVILDISIPKLDGLEVLCRFNAMNTSMKTLVLTAQCPTLFATRCMRSGADGYVCKEGDLSELLSAIRAVLSGYNYFPSQALNANGAEGMETQELDLFKAVNDRELMVLQLFAQGRTNKEIAKGMFLSNKTVSTYKKRLMQKLKAQSLVELIEMAKRNALV, from the coding sequence ATGAACACCGTTTTTATTATCGACGACCACCCCGTCATACGGCTCGCCATCAGAATGTTACTGGAACACGAAGGTTACAAAGTCGTTGGAGAAACGGATAACGGATGCGACGCCATACAAATGGTCCGCGAATGCCTGCCGGACTTGGTAATCCTGGATATCAGCATTCCGAAACTTGACGGCCTCGAAGTTCTCTGCCGATTCAATGCCATGAACACTTCGATGAAAACTCTGGTGCTTACCGCCCAATGCCCGACGCTGTTTGCCACGCGCTGCATGCGTTCGGGTGCGGACGGTTACGTCTGCAAGGAAGGCGACCTGAGTGAACTACTAAGTGCTATCCGCGCCGTACTATCCGGATACAACTACTTCCCCAGCCAGGCATTGAATGCAAATGGAGCGGAAGGTATGGAAACGCAGGAGCTGGACTTGTTCAAGGCAGTTAACGACCGAGAACTCATGGTCTTGCAACTTTTTGCACAAGGCCGCACCAACAAAGAAATAGCCAAGGGCATGTTCCTGAGTAACAAAACAGTCAGCACTTATAAAAAGCGACTAATGCAAAAACTAAAAGCTCAGTCTTTAGTCGAGCTCATCGAGATGGCAAAACGAAACGCGCTAGTGTGA
- a CDS encoding response regulator, with product MPNYPLRILLVEDHPFQLLATQCLLRSFGFHQLTPVENAEQAIRTMTQSEFPFDLMLCDQCLPDLPGLELVEIASRGQFIMRAILLSGLPTTELLKLTAQAAQRNLPLLGCLSKPLNKDELASLMNSN from the coding sequence ATGCCCAACTATCCCCTTCGTATTCTCTTGGTGGAGGATCACCCTTTTCAACTCCTCGCCACCCAATGCTTGCTTAGAAGCTTCGGTTTCCACCAACTCACTCCCGTCGAAAATGCCGAACAGGCCATACGCACCATGACCCAGTCTGAATTCCCCTTCGACTTGATGTTATGCGACCAATGCCTGCCCGATCTGCCCGGACTTGAGTTGGTAGAAATCGCCAGCCGTGGTCAGTTCATTATGCGAGCGATTCTATTGAGCGGGCTACCAACCACGGAATTGCTCAAACTGACCGCACAAGCTGCGCAGCGCAATCTGCCACTCCTGGGTTGTTTATCAAAGCCGTTAAACAAAGATGAACTTGCGAGTTTAATGAATTCAAATTAA
- a CDS encoding deoxyguanosinetriphosphate triphosphohydrolase produces the protein MDWPTLLTRERLGKPLHSPEELGRSPFHKDHDRIIFSGAFRRLGRKTQVHPVSSNDHIHTRLTHSLEVSCVGRSLGMRVGETLRGALPDWCDPSDLGMVVQSACLAHDIGNPPFGHSGEDAIRHWFQQAAGRGWLDDMSNAERNDFLNFEGNAQGFRVLTQLEYHQFDGGTRLTYATLGTYLKYPWTARHADSLGYKKHKFGCYQSELPILEQIAHKLGLPQLEEQRWARHPLVYLMEAADDICYALIDLEDGLEMDLLEYAEVESLLLDLVGDDLPQTYRQLGPQDSRRRKLAILRGKAIEHLTNAAARAFVEQQDALLAGTLPGDLVEHMHGPAKRCVLDAKDMARKKIFQDKRKTLHEIGAYTTLEILLNAFCGAALEQHGGRTPSFKHRRILDLLGNSAPDPAWPLHASFLRMIDFIAGMTDSYATEMAREMTGRSSPQ, from the coding sequence TTGGATTGGCCTACCCTGCTGACCCGCGAACGTCTTGGCAAGCCCCTGCACAGCCCTGAAGAGCTGGGCCGCAGCCCTTTTCACAAAGACCATGATCGCATTATTTTTTCCGGCGCTTTCCGTCGCCTGGGCCGCAAGACCCAAGTGCATCCGGTTTCGAGCAATGACCATATCCACACGCGCCTGACCCACTCGCTGGAAGTCAGCTGTGTGGGCCGCTCCCTTGGCATGCGCGTCGGTGAAACGTTGCGCGGCGCCCTGCCCGACTGGTGCGATCCAAGCGATTTGGGCATGGTGGTGCAATCGGCCTGCCTGGCCCATGACATCGGCAATCCGCCATTCGGGCACTCCGGCGAAGACGCCATTCGCCACTGGTTCCAGCAGGCCGCCGGGCGCGGCTGGCTGGATGACATGAGCAACGCCGAGCGCAATGACTTCCTCAACTTTGAAGGCAACGCCCAGGGTTTCCGCGTATTGACCCAGCTTGAATATCATCAATTCGACGGCGGCACGCGGCTGACCTATGCCACCTTGGGCACTTACCTCAAGTACCCCTGGACTGCCCGCCACGCGGACTCGCTGGGCTACAAGAAACACAAGTTCGGCTGCTACCAGAGCGAGTTGCCGATTCTGGAACAGATCGCGCATAAACTCGGCCTGCCTCAACTGGAGGAGCAACGCTGGGCCCGCCACCCGTTGGTGTACTTGATGGAAGCCGCCGACGACATCTGCTATGCGCTGATTGACCTGGAAGATGGCCTGGAGATGGACTTGCTGGAGTACGCCGAAGTCGAGTCACTGCTGCTCGACCTGGTGGGTGATGACCTGCCGCAGACGTATCGGCAATTGGGCCCGCAGGATTCCCGTCGGCGCAAGCTGGCGATCCTGCGCGGCAAGGCCATCGAGCACCTGACCAACGCAGCGGCGCGCGCATTCGTCGAACAACAGGACGCCCTGCTTGCCGGCACCCTGCCTGGCGACCTGGTTGAGCATATGCACGGTCCGGCGAAGCGTTGCGTACTGGATGCCAAGGACATGGCGCGCAAGAAAATCTTCCAGGACAAACGCAAGACCCTGCATGAAATCGGCGCCTACACCACCCTGGAAATTCTGCTGAACGCTTTTTGCGGTGCGGCGTTGGAGCAGCACGGCGGGCGTACGCCGTCGTTCAAGCACCGGCGCATTCTCGACTTGCTGGGCAACAGCGCGCCGGACCCTGCCTGGCCATTGCACGCCTCGTTCCTGCGCATGATCGATTTCATCGCCGGCATGACCGACAGCTATGCCACCGAGATGGCGCGAGAGATGACCGGGCGCTCCAGCCCTCAATAA
- a CDS encoding phage holin family protein produces the protein MAIDEFSSSKGAGTTSRRLGAAVLGLLHSHVELFGIELQEQKARTVSLLLFAGLALVFALLLLVGLSTLVMILVWDTGYRLTGIICLCVFYSLAAAFCGVRLKAAVFDESTPFHATLEELANDRERLLP, from the coding sequence ATGGCTATCGACGAATTCAGCTCGTCAAAGGGCGCAGGTACCACTTCCCGCCGCCTGGGCGCTGCCGTGCTCGGCTTACTGCACAGCCATGTTGAACTGTTTGGCATCGAGTTACAGGAACAGAAGGCACGTACGGTCAGCTTGCTGCTGTTTGCCGGCTTGGCGTTAGTGTTTGCCCTGCTGTTATTGGTAGGCCTATCGACGTTGGTGATGATCCTGGTATGGGACACCGGCTACCGCCTGACCGGGATCATCTGTCTGTGCGTGTTTTACAGCCTGGCCGCAGCATTCTGCGGGGTACGCTTGAAGGCGGCCGTGTTCGATGAGTCCACACCCTTCCACGCCACCCTCGAAGAATTGGCCAATGACCGGGAGCGCCTGCTGCCATGA
- a CDS encoding YqjD family protein — protein sequence MAGKTAKTAQEILMADFQTLVSDTERLLDDTAILAGDQADELRTKIHESLLKARETLQLTEDSLRERGQAAITATEDYVQANPWQSVGIAAGVGFLIGLLATRR from the coding sequence ATGGCCGGCAAAACAGCAAAGACTGCTCAAGAAATACTGATGGCGGATTTTCAGACCCTCGTCAGCGATACCGAAAGGTTGCTGGACGACACTGCCATCCTGGCCGGTGACCAGGCCGATGAGCTGCGCACCAAGATCCACGAAAGTCTGCTCAAGGCCCGCGAAACCCTGCAATTGACCGAAGACTCCCTGCGCGAGCGCGGGCAGGCGGCCATTACCGCAACCGAAGATTACGTGCAGGCCAACCCATGGCAGTCTGTCGGCATTGCGGCGGGCGTGGGCTTTTTGATCGGTCTGCTGGCTACCAGGCGCTAA
- a CDS encoding ammonium transporter, whose product MENLQSAVDTLVHSSNTLFILIGAVMVLAMHAGFAFLEVGTVRQKNQVNALSKILSDFAISTLAYFFIGYWISYGVSFMQPAAVISADHGYGLVKFFFLLTFAAAIPAIISGGIAERAKFAPQLCATALIVAFIYPFFEGMVWNGNFGVQAWLLATFGASFHDFAGSVVVHAMGGWLALAAVLLLGPRNGRYREGRLVAFAPSSIPFLALGSWILIVGWFGFNVMSAQTLNGVSGLVAVNSLMAMVGGTVAALVIGRNDPGFLHNGPLAGLVAICAGSDLMHPVGALVTGVVAGGLFVWCFMAAQDRWKIDDVLGVWPLHGLCGVWGGIACGIFGQTALGGLGGVSLVSQLIGTALGVAVALGGGLLVYGVIKRVCGLRLSQEEEYYGADLSIHRIGAVSQD is encoded by the coding sequence ATGGAAAATCTGCAAAGTGCGGTGGACACCCTTGTCCATAGCTCCAATACCCTGTTCATCCTGATTGGCGCGGTCATGGTCCTGGCCATGCACGCCGGTTTCGCCTTTCTGGAAGTCGGTACGGTGCGCCAGAAGAATCAGGTCAACGCGTTGTCGAAAATCCTCAGCGACTTCGCGATCTCTACCCTGGCTTATTTCTTTATAGGCTATTGGATCTCCTATGGGGTCAGCTTCATGCAGCCGGCGGCGGTGATCAGCGCGGATCATGGCTACGGCCTGGTGAAGTTTTTCTTCCTGCTGACCTTTGCCGCCGCGATCCCGGCGATCATTTCCGGGGGGATCGCCGAGCGCGCGAAGTTCGCGCCGCAGTTGTGCGCGACGGCATTGATTGTGGCGTTCATCTACCCGTTCTTCGAAGGCATGGTGTGGAATGGCAACTTCGGTGTGCAAGCCTGGCTGCTTGCGACCTTTGGCGCCAGCTTCCATGACTTCGCCGGATCCGTGGTGGTCCATGCCATGGGCGGCTGGCTGGCGTTGGCAGCGGTGCTGCTGCTCGGCCCGCGCAACGGACGTTACCGCGAAGGACGCCTGGTGGCGTTTGCTCCTTCGAGCATTCCGTTCCTGGCGCTGGGCTCGTGGATCCTGATCGTGGGCTGGTTTGGTTTCAACGTGATGAGCGCGCAAACCCTCAATGGCGTAAGCGGTCTGGTGGCGGTCAACTCGTTGATGGCAATGGTCGGCGGCACCGTCGCCGCGCTGGTGATCGGCCGCAATGACCCCGGCTTTCTGCACAACGGCCCGCTGGCCGGGCTGGTGGCGATCTGTGCCGGTTCCGACCTGATGCATCCGGTGGGCGCGTTGGTCACCGGCGTGGTCGCGGGGGGCTTGTTCGTCTGGTGCTTCATGGCGGCCCAGGACCGTTGGAAAATCGATGACGTGCTGGGCGTATGGCCACTGCATGGCCTGTGTGGGGTATGGGGCGGCATTGCCTGCGGCATCTTCGGGCAGACGGCGCTGGGTGGGCTGGGCGGTGTGAGCCTGGTCAGTCAGTTGATCGGCACCGCCCTCGGCGTCGCCGTGGCGCTGGGTGGCGGCCTGCTGGTGTACGGTGTGATCAAGCGCGTGTGCGGGCTGCGCCTGAGCCAGGAAGAGGAGTATTACGGGGCGGACTTGTCGATCCACAGGATCGGCGCGGTCAGCCAGGATTGA
- a CDS encoding glutaredoxin family protein, translating to MLPECQLFGTLGCHLCEIAEAEIMPLVEHGLLVELVDITDPDDLTEVYGLRIPVLRRVDTGAELDWPFDAEQVVAFLR from the coding sequence ATGCTTCCTGAATGCCAGCTGTTCGGCACCCTGGGTTGCCATTTGTGTGAAATTGCCGAAGCCGAAATCATGCCGCTCGTCGAACACGGGTTGCTCGTGGAGCTGGTGGATATCACTGATCCCGACGACTTGACCGAGGTCTACGGCCTGCGGATTCCGGTGCTTAGACGGGTGGACACCGGGGCTGAACTGGATTGGCCGTTCGACGCCGAGCAGGTGGTCGCTTTCCTGCGCTGA
- a CDS encoding transcriptional regulator: MVNVEQLKSSVNRMSADVVRDAVSELRLDGLVTEGKTPFNKVHFNTCFAEIEALFQRAGYHKQLDVVGYQGLLYALYDPGRWEAVDVLRWLKEFTEAASASKVLRAQLVKA; the protein is encoded by the coding sequence GTGGTGAATGTCGAACAACTGAAAAGCAGCGTCAATCGCATGTCCGCCGACGTCGTGCGCGATGCGGTGAGCGAGCTGCGCCTCGATGGCCTGGTCACGGAAGGCAAGACGCCCTTCAACAAAGTGCATTTCAATACCTGCTTTGCGGAAATCGAGGCGCTGTTCCAGCGTGCCGGTTATCACAAGCAGTTGGACGTGGTGGGTTACCAGGGCTTGCTCTACGCCCTGTACGATCCGGGCCGTTGGGAGGCCGTCGACGTGCTGCGCTGGCTCAAGGAGTTTACCGAGGCGGCGAGCGCTTCGAAGGTTTTGCGCGCGCAATTGGTCAAGGCCTGA